One genomic segment of Bradyrhizobium diazoefficiens includes these proteins:
- a CDS encoding NAD-dependent epimerase/dehydratase family protein, translating to MARVLITGGAGFIGSHAADALLAAGHEVRLLDNLSPQVHGSQRHRPLYLDKAAELVVGDITDALAIERALRGADMVLHLASSVGVGQSMYDIASYVRTNELGTAMLLEALSKRPVERLVVASSMSIYGEGLCRSADGSVVAPAERTIGQLRKGQWELRDDDGRPLEPLPTPESKQPTLSSIYALNKYAQERMCLIIAKAYGIPTVALRFFNVFGPHQALSNPYTGVLAIFAARLLNNRPPLVFEDGLQRRDFIHVTDVARACVLALESDRSDDVFNIGSGQSRTILSVAHDLARVMGRPGIAPEITGKYRAGDIRHCFADISKARDALGFEPRVGFEEGLDELAGYLADQIAEDRAEKATEELSQRGLVA from the coding sequence ATGGCACGAGTACTGATTACGGGTGGCGCCGGCTTCATCGGCTCACATGCAGCCGACGCCCTTTTGGCAGCCGGCCACGAAGTCAGGCTGCTCGACAACCTCTCGCCGCAAGTTCACGGCTCGCAACGCCATCGACCGCTCTACCTCGACAAGGCCGCCGAACTCGTCGTCGGTGACATCACCGACGCGCTTGCGATCGAGCGCGCGCTGCGCGGTGCTGACATGGTGCTGCATCTGGCATCGTCCGTTGGGGTCGGACAGAGCATGTACGACATCGCTTCGTATGTCAGAACCAACGAACTCGGAACCGCGATGCTGCTCGAAGCGCTTTCCAAGCGGCCCGTCGAACGGCTCGTCGTCGCCTCATCGATGAGCATCTATGGCGAAGGACTTTGCCGCTCGGCCGACGGTTCCGTCGTCGCACCCGCCGAACGCACGATCGGTCAATTGCGGAAAGGGCAATGGGAACTGAGAGACGATGACGGCAGGCCGCTTGAACCGTTGCCGACGCCCGAGTCCAAGCAGCCGACACTCAGCTCGATCTACGCCTTGAACAAATACGCACAGGAACGGATGTGCCTGATCATCGCCAAGGCCTACGGCATTCCCACCGTGGCTTTGCGCTTCTTCAACGTATTCGGGCCGCATCAGGCGTTGTCCAACCCTTACACCGGCGTGCTGGCGATTTTTGCGGCGCGCCTGTTGAACAACCGTCCCCCGCTCGTATTCGAGGACGGGCTGCAACGCCGTGACTTCATCCATGTCACCGATGTTGCGCGCGCCTGCGTTCTCGCGCTTGAGAGCGATCGCAGCGACGACGTGTTCAACATCGGCTCCGGGCAAAGCCGCACCATCTTGTCCGTCGCCCACGATCTGGCCCGGGTGATGGGCCGACCTGGCATTGCGCCGGAGATCACCGGAAAATATCGCGCAGGCGATATTCGCCATTGCTTTGCTGATATCAGCAAGGCCCGTGACGCGCTCGGTTTCGAGCCGCGCGTTGGCTTCGAAGAAGGCCTCGACGAACTCGCCGGTTATCTGGCGGATCAGATCGCGGAAGATCGGGCGGAAAAAGCCACCGAAGAACTGTCACAGCGAGGACTCGTGGCATGA
- a CDS encoding glycosyltransferase family 4 protein, translating into MNAIRPTKVLMTADAVGGVWTYATELASGLAALGIEVHLVTMGPPPRDEQRTMLRDLRVRLIESSLALEWQDAGGDDLPNARRFLADLEEAIQPDIVHLNSFREATFDWNAPCVVVAHSCVNSWGIACNDTQWLSEPKWQHYTRAVAAGLDAARAWVAPSRAFHDVIHDLYRPRSPGKVIWNGIPSATTLPGSKRRFILAAGRMWDAAKNLAALARASRSLDWPVFVAGSTSEAGGHDPGALTLIGNLAHEALRSRMQHAAIFASPALYEPFGLSVLEAASAGCALVLSDIPTFRELWDGAALFVDPHDDRALHQALATLCSDDGQRAQLQRAAWERSKSYSLTETTGRYFSLYEGLVNTRECSASHRLVEVHA; encoded by the coding sequence ATGAACGCGATACGTCCCACCAAAGTGCTGATGACGGCCGACGCGGTTGGCGGCGTGTGGACCTATGCCACGGAATTGGCTTCAGGGTTGGCCGCGCTGGGCATCGAGGTCCACCTGGTCACCATGGGGCCGCCGCCGCGGGACGAGCAGCGCACGATGCTGCGCGACCTGCGCGTTCGCCTGATCGAGAGCAGTCTCGCTCTCGAATGGCAGGACGCCGGTGGCGACGACCTGCCCAACGCCCGCCGCTTCCTAGCAGATCTCGAAGAGGCGATTCAGCCCGACATTGTTCACCTCAACAGTTTTCGCGAGGCTACGTTCGACTGGAACGCGCCATGCGTGGTCGTGGCGCATTCCTGCGTCAATTCCTGGGGCATCGCCTGCAACGATACCCAATGGCTTTCGGAGCCGAAATGGCAACATTACACGAGAGCCGTCGCGGCCGGTTTGGACGCAGCGCGAGCTTGGGTGGCGCCCAGCCGAGCCTTTCACGATGTCATCCACGATCTCTACCGCCCTAGATCACCGGGCAAGGTGATCTGGAACGGCATCCCGTCTGCGACCACTCTCCCCGGTTCGAAACGGCGCTTTATCCTGGCGGCAGGTCGCATGTGGGATGCGGCCAAGAACCTAGCGGCACTGGCGCGCGCTTCGAGGAGCCTGGATTGGCCAGTGTTCGTCGCCGGGTCCACGTCGGAGGCCGGCGGCCACGACCCGGGCGCACTTACCTTGATCGGCAATCTCGCACACGAGGCGCTACGCTCACGAATGCAGCACGCGGCCATCTTCGCAAGCCCCGCGCTCTATGAACCATTCGGCCTTTCCGTTCTGGAAGCCGCCTCGGCCGGATGTGCGCTCGTGCTCTCGGATATCCCGACCTTCCGGGAGTTGTGGGACGGCGCGGCGTTGTTTGTCGACCCGCACGACGATCGGGCGTTGCACCAGGCTCTCGCCACTCTCTGCAGCGACGACGGGCAGCGCGCGCAGCTCCAGCGTGCCGCCTGGGAGCGATCGAAGAGCTATTCGCTCACTGAAACGACCGGACGCTATTTTTCGCTCTATGAGGGCCTGGTAAACACGCGTGAGTGCTCCGCATCACACCGGCTGGTCGAGGTGCATGCATGA
- a CDS encoding phosphopentomutase, which translates to MRAMILVMDSVGIGAAPDAATYGDEGADTIGHIAEACALGDADSDARAGPLHLPHLVGLGLGEASRLATGRELPGLAHRGDFGSQFGCASEQSRGKDTPSGHWEIAGVPVRFDWGYFPKTEPCFPQKLIDDLIAGAALPGILGNRHASGTEIIEQLGEHHLQSGKPICYTSADSVFQIAAHEQSFGLDRLYDVCRVARRLVDRFNIGRVIARPFTGTSPQDFKRTSHRRDFAVPPPEPTILDIAEAERRDIVSIGKIDDIFAHRGTGLNKRGDGNDALFDCLLEGWDHLADGGLLFANFVDFDTVYGHRRDVAGYALALERFDARLPELLNRLKSGDLLIVTADHGCDPTWAGSDHTREQVPVLLAGAPRHSPIGRRNGFADMGATVAHHLGLPPPACGVPF; encoded by the coding sequence ATGCGCGCCATGATCCTCGTGATGGATTCGGTCGGGATCGGTGCCGCGCCGGACGCGGCGACCTACGGTGACGAAGGCGCGGATACGATCGGTCATATCGCCGAAGCCTGCGCCCTCGGGGATGCGGACAGCGATGCGCGCGCGGGACCGCTGCACCTGCCTCATCTGGTCGGACTGGGGCTCGGCGAGGCGAGCCGCCTTGCCACCGGCCGTGAGCTGCCGGGTCTCGCCCATCGCGGCGATTTCGGCTCGCAATTCGGATGCGCCAGCGAACAGTCCCGCGGAAAGGATACGCCCTCCGGGCATTGGGAGATTGCCGGCGTGCCCGTCAGGTTCGATTGGGGCTATTTCCCGAAGACAGAACCCTGCTTTCCGCAAAAGCTGATCGACGACCTGATTGCGGGAGCCGCGCTGCCCGGCATTCTTGGCAACCGGCATGCCTCCGGAACCGAGATCATCGAGCAACTGGGGGAACATCACCTGCAATCCGGCAAGCCGATCTGCTACACGTCCGCAGACAGTGTGTTCCAGATTGCCGCCCATGAGCAGAGTTTTGGACTGGACCGGCTTTACGACGTTTGCCGGGTGGCCCGGCGGCTGGTCGATCGCTTCAACATCGGCCGGGTGATCGCGCGGCCTTTCACTGGGACGTCCCCTCAAGACTTCAAACGAACGTCACACCGGCGCGATTTTGCGGTGCCGCCTCCGGAGCCGACCATCCTGGACATTGCCGAGGCGGAGCGCCGCGACATCGTTTCGATCGGCAAGATCGACGACATCTTCGCTCACCGCGGAACCGGACTGAACAAGCGAGGCGACGGCAACGATGCGCTGTTCGATTGTCTGCTGGAGGGATGGGATCATCTGGCGGACGGCGGGCTGTTGTTCGCCAATTTTGTCGACTTTGATACGGTTTATGGCCATCGTCGTGACGTTGCTGGGTATGCTTTGGCTCTCGAGAGGTTCGATGCTCGTCTTCCCGAGCTGCTGAACCGGCTGAAGTCGGGCGATCTCCTGATCGTGACCGCGGACCACGGTTGCGACCCGACCTGGGCCGGCAGCGATCACACGCGCGAGCAGGTCCCCGTGCTGCTCGCCGGTGCGCCGCGCCATTCGCCGATTGGCAGGCGCAACGGTTTTGCCGATATGGGCGCGACGGTCGCACATCATCTCGGACTTCCACCGCCGGCCTGCGGAGTCCCGTTCTGA
- a CDS encoding SDR family NAD(P)-dependent oxidoreductase, with the protein MTENRTDRPVLVTGGCGFIGCNLADRLAARGNAVIVLDNLTRAGVRENAQWLKARHGERIDIVTADIRDSISVIGAVREASAVIHLAAQVAVTDSIADPVADFEVNARGTVNVLEAVRLHNPTAPVLFASTNKVYGRLIDDAQIARADQRYQPVSSELADGITENAPLDFYSPYGCSKGTADQYVRDYSRVFDLQTVVMRMSCIYGPRQFGTEDQGWIAHFLLSALRGDSLTIYGDGYQVRDALHVSDAADAWLAALDHIGSVRGRVFNLGGGPSNSVSLLELIALLRELTGRDVAHSFADWRPGDQPWYVTDTSALFNALGWRPKIPLREGLISLHEWLASRFGESGKREAFA; encoded by the coding sequence ATGACGGAAAATCGCACCGACCGACCCGTTCTCGTCACCGGCGGCTGTGGCTTTATCGGCTGCAATCTGGCCGACCGCCTCGCCGCGCGCGGCAATGCGGTGATCGTGCTCGATAATCTGACGCGCGCCGGCGTGCGGGAGAACGCGCAGTGGCTGAAGGCACGCCATGGCGAGCGCATTGACATCGTGACCGCCGACATTCGCGATTCGATATCCGTCATCGGCGCGGTCCGCGAGGCCAGCGCTGTGATTCACCTCGCAGCCCAAGTGGCCGTCACCGACAGCATTGCGGATCCTGTCGCCGATTTTGAGGTCAATGCACGCGGCACTGTCAATGTGCTCGAGGCGGTGCGGCTGCACAATCCGACGGCGCCCGTGCTGTTTGCCTCCACCAACAAGGTCTACGGCAGATTGATCGACGACGCCCAGATCGCGCGAGCCGACCAGCGGTATCAGCCGGTCAGTTCGGAACTGGCCGACGGCATCACAGAGAATGCGCCGCTCGATTTCTACAGCCCCTACGGCTGTTCGAAGGGCACTGCCGATCAGTACGTCCGCGACTATTCGCGCGTATTCGATCTGCAGACGGTGGTGATGCGCATGAGCTGCATCTACGGCCCTCGTCAGTTCGGGACTGAGGATCAGGGCTGGATCGCTCATTTCCTACTCAGTGCGCTGCGCGGGGACAGTCTCACGATTTACGGCGATGGTTATCAGGTTCGTGACGCGCTCCACGTGTCGGACGCGGCGGACGCCTGGCTCGCCGCACTCGACCACATCGGCTCGGTCCGCGGCCGCGTTTTCAATCTGGGTGGGGGACCTTCGAATTCGGTCAGCCTTCTTGAACTGATTGCGCTTCTCAGGGAATTGACCGGCCGCGACGTCGCGCATTCGTTCGCGGACTGGCGACCCGGAGACCAGCCCTGGTACGTCACGGACACAAGCGCCCTGTTCAATGCGCTCGGCTGGCGGCCAAAAATTCCGCTGCGGGAGGGCCTGATCTCGCTGCACGAATGGCTTGCAAGCCGCTTCGGCGAATCCGGCAAACGCGAGGCCTTTGCATGA
- a CDS encoding TIGR04295 family B12-binding domain-containing radical SAM protein, whose protein sequence is MTRVALINPNWNYDGSIYFGCRSPHLPLELGISQHYLKEAGHQTLLLDAHMFGLSFSDLQSELRAFGPDMIVITTAPTYLFWRCAPPELRVPQQLALAVRDLAPMLVAVGPHGSTTPRATLKKLAVDIVVMGECEQSLLRLANGERDFAGLAFAENGAVHVNGAPQAVGFTDQPALDWPQEMIARHSHHHHRFEAEPIGPGAEVEASRGCPYNCTFCAKENFRNAYRKRPPAVLLEEIDRLRQRGVEYIYFIDEIFLPNPELLEGLVARGLKFGVQTRIDLWKPDMLKLLGRAGCVSIEAGIESLTPEGRASLAKNCKMTTEQLADRLVEARRHVPFVQANLIEMPQDDDPVVQRWRGRMQDAGVWANDPVPLYPYPGSPDYRKLWGEPDDFAWERAHKHYLAMFDQFSDVQEQRPVPLSELELQVAR, encoded by the coding sequence ATGACGCGCGTCGCCCTGATCAATCCGAACTGGAATTATGACGGCAGCATCTATTTCGGATGCCGGTCGCCGCATCTGCCGCTCGAACTGGGAATCTCCCAGCACTACCTGAAGGAAGCCGGTCATCAGACGCTGCTGCTTGATGCGCATATGTTCGGCCTGTCCTTCTCCGACCTTCAGTCCGAGCTGCGCGCCTTCGGTCCGGACATGATCGTCATCACCACGGCGCCGACCTACCTGTTTTGGCGTTGTGCGCCCCCCGAACTGCGGGTGCCGCAGCAACTCGCCCTCGCCGTTCGCGATCTGGCGCCAATGCTCGTTGCGGTCGGTCCGCACGGCTCGACCACACCGCGGGCGACGCTGAAGAAGCTCGCCGTCGACATCGTTGTGATGGGTGAATGCGAGCAGTCGCTGCTCCGGCTTGCGAACGGAGAGCGGGATTTCGCCGGCCTCGCTTTTGCGGAGAACGGCGCCGTTCACGTCAATGGCGCGCCGCAGGCCGTCGGCTTCACGGATCAGCCGGCTCTCGACTGGCCGCAGGAGATGATCGCAAGGCACAGTCATCATCACCATCGCTTTGAAGCCGAGCCCATTGGCCCGGGGGCCGAGGTCGAGGCCTCGCGCGGCTGTCCCTACAACTGCACCTTCTGCGCCAAGGAAAACTTCCGCAATGCCTACCGCAAGCGGCCGCCTGCCGTTCTCCTCGAAGAAATCGATCGGCTGCGCCAGCGGGGTGTGGAGTACATCTACTTCATCGACGAAATCTTTTTGCCCAATCCAGAGTTGCTAGAAGGTCTGGTTGCGCGCGGCCTGAAGTTCGGCGTGCAGACCCGGATCGACCTCTGGAAGCCGGACATGCTGAAGCTGCTCGGCCGCGCCGGCTGCGTCTCGATCGAGGCCGGTATCGAGAGTCTTACGCCGGAAGGTCGCGCATCGCTTGCCAAGAATTGCAAGATGACCACCGAGCAACTTGCGGACCGGCTGGTGGAAGCCCGGCGGCATGTGCCCTTCGTACAAGCCAATCTGATTGAAATGCCGCAGGATGACGATCCCGTCGTGCAGCGCTGGCGCGGCCGGATGCAGGATGCCGGCGTCTGGGCCAACGACCCGGTACCGCTCTATCCCTATCCCGGCTCTCCCGACTATCGAAAGCTCTGGGGCGAGCCCGACGATTTCGCCTGGGAACGCGCGCATAAGCACTACCTCGCGATGTTCGATCAATTCAGCGACGTCCAGGAGCAACGGCCGGTGCCTCTGAGCGAACTCGAACTGCAGGTCGCCCGATGA
- a CDS encoding glycosyl hydrolase, translated as MIEAAKIWNEPNNKSHWDLQLDPGWERFAEMTIAASRAIRAVHPTLTRVLGGISPIDPSFMENMKMRGVLDHVDVVAVHGFPLDWNLWQIDQWPNKLAEIQAVVPLPVWVTEVGVSSFGAEEVQDWGLRRTAELLAGRAQRIHWYSLYDLPSTWEATTRHREAEGSSYYRHFHMGLLREDGTPKAALKSFEQYADVMGLCQWFHFNDHRLDDAVRWMRRLGVKHVRTGLSWADSFRPNALDWFDRQMEALAEFEVTVTFCFTPEHRGIAPHHTSPPIDADEFADFCAQMLRRYCDVPAARAAAPAPFEPETLPLCAP; from the coding sequence ATGATCGAGGCTGCGAAGATATGGAACGAGCCGAACAATAAATCTCATTGGGACCTTCAGCTCGATCCCGGTTGGGAGCGTTTTGCGGAGATGACCATCGCCGCGAGCCGGGCGATTCGCGCCGTGCATCCAACGCTGACGCGGGTGCTGGGGGGCATTTCGCCGATTGATCCCTCCTTCATGGAAAACATGAAGATGCGCGGCGTGCTCGATCATGTCGACGTGGTCGCCGTGCATGGCTTTCCGCTCGACTGGAATCTTTGGCAGATCGATCAGTGGCCGAATAAACTGGCGGAAATCCAGGCCGTTGTGCCATTGCCGGTGTGGGTGACGGAAGTCGGCGTATCCTCGTTCGGAGCCGAAGAGGTTCAGGATTGGGGGCTCCGCCGCACGGCCGAATTGCTCGCAGGGCGTGCTCAACGCATCCATTGGTACAGCCTCTACGATCTTCCTTCGACCTGGGAAGCAACGACGCGGCATCGCGAAGCCGAGGGATCATCCTATTATCGTCATTTCCATATGGGCTTGCTGCGCGAGGATGGGACGCCCAAGGCCGCGCTCAAGAGCTTCGAACAGTACGCTGACGTGATGGGACTGTGCCAATGGTTTCATTTCAACGATCATCGTCTCGACGACGCCGTGCGTTGGATGCGGCGCCTCGGCGTCAAGCATGTGCGAACCGGATTATCCTGGGCCGACAGCTTTCGTCCAAACGCTCTCGACTGGTTCGACAGGCAGATGGAGGCACTGGCGGAATTCGAGGTGACAGTGACGTTCTGCTTCACGCCGGAGCACCGCGGCATCGCGCCGCATCACACCAGTCCTCCCATCGATGCAGACGAATTCGCCGATTTTTGCGCGCAGATGCTTCGCCGCTATTGTGATGTGCCGGCGGCACGTGCTGCCGCGCCCGCACCATTCGAACCGGAAACTCTGCCGCTATGCGCGCCATGA